One stretch of Clavibacter michiganensis DNA includes these proteins:
- a CDS encoding cupin domain-containing protein, with amino-acid sequence MRVQAETPAVTMPDHQFTGEVRLRWLSTPQTPEQRAVVASVAFAAGARTVWHSHVLGQTLHVTSGIARVGTRGGEVVEVGPGGSVYIEAGEEHWHGATAHAPMEHIAVLEDGDDPVDATTWGPHVTDEEFLRPAAPASVAAPTATPAAALPVPLGAPVLVHALRYTAMFGEKPFDEALLVYLDNGSYKILSPGEEHYGSYVSTAGTGVAPRHVAFLSWPSDDWHRNVASHTLTFAEDTGAFIQSLVLPGDAVPRAQHGFAEVVADPEQVDMTASWDALRVTHAASFERLAERVRQL; translated from the coding sequence ATGCGCGTCCAGGCCGAGACCCCCGCCGTCACGATGCCCGACCACCAGTTCACGGGCGAGGTCCGCCTCCGCTGGCTCTCCACCCCGCAGACCCCCGAGCAGCGCGCGGTCGTCGCGTCCGTCGCGTTCGCCGCGGGCGCCCGCACCGTGTGGCACTCCCACGTCCTCGGGCAGACGCTGCACGTCACGTCGGGCATCGCCCGCGTGGGCACGCGCGGCGGCGAGGTGGTCGAGGTCGGGCCCGGCGGGTCCGTCTACATCGAGGCCGGCGAGGAGCACTGGCACGGCGCCACGGCCCACGCGCCGATGGAGCACATCGCGGTGCTGGAGGACGGCGACGACCCGGTCGACGCGACCACCTGGGGTCCGCACGTGACCGACGAGGAGTTCCTGCGACCGGCCGCCCCCGCGTCCGTCGCCGCGCCGACCGCCACCCCGGCGGCCGCGCTCCCCGTGCCGCTCGGCGCGCCCGTGCTCGTGCACGCGCTCCGCTACACGGCCATGTTCGGCGAGAAGCCGTTCGACGAGGCGCTGCTGGTGTACCTCGACAACGGCTCGTACAAGATCCTCTCGCCCGGCGAGGAGCACTACGGCAGCTACGTGTCGACCGCGGGGACGGGCGTCGCGCCCCGCCACGTCGCGTTCCTGTCGTGGCCGTCGGACGACTGGCACCGCAACGTCGCGAGCCACACGCTGACCTTCGCGGAGGACACGGGCGCCTTCATCCAGTCGCTCGTGCTCCCGGGCGACGCGGTGCCGCGCGCGCAGCACGGCTTCGCCGAGGTGGTCGCGGATCCCGAGCAGGTCGACATGACGGCGTCGTGGGACGCGCTGCGGGTCACGCACGCGGCGTCGTTCGAGCGCCTGGCGGAGCGGGTCCGCCAGCTCTGA
- a CDS encoding MFS transporter, with protein sequence MTTTASPRTRAQRLDALPWTRAHSRILGGSGVGWALDAMDVGLISFVIAQLAVVWEADAGQLGFVASAGFLGMAIGASVGGLVADRIGRRQVFALTLLVYGLATGVSALAMSVGALIALRFVVGLGLGAELPVASTLVSEFSPARIRGRVIVILESSWAVGWTAAALIGYLVIPASDDGWRWALALGAVPAVWAIVVRLRLPESVRFFEAKGRHREAERVVRDLEVAAGADPATDAADAETTRDARAADAADASATATVDDAAPRERLFGARLRRRTLSLWIVWFCVNFAYYGAFIWLPTLLVAQGFSLVRSFEYTLLITLAQLPGYAVSAWLVERWGRQVTLAVFLGGSAVSAGLFGTADSVTTILVFGALMSFSNLGAWGALYAVTPELYPTRVRATGAGSAAGFGRLASIVAPLCVPPLLALGGVALPFGVFAGVFALAAVAALTLPDLRGAALED encoded by the coding sequence ATGACCACGACCGCATCGCCGCGCACGCGCGCCCAGCGCCTCGACGCCCTCCCCTGGACGCGCGCGCACTCCCGCATCCTCGGCGGGAGCGGCGTCGGCTGGGCGCTCGACGCGATGGACGTCGGCCTCATCTCGTTCGTCATCGCGCAGCTCGCGGTCGTGTGGGAGGCGGACGCGGGACAGCTCGGGTTCGTCGCGTCGGCCGGCTTCCTCGGCATGGCGATCGGGGCGAGCGTCGGCGGCCTGGTCGCCGATCGGATCGGCCGCCGCCAGGTGTTCGCGCTCACGCTGCTCGTCTACGGGCTGGCCACGGGCGTCTCGGCGCTCGCGATGTCGGTGGGCGCGCTCATCGCGCTCCGCTTCGTGGTGGGGCTCGGGCTCGGCGCCGAGCTGCCGGTCGCGTCGACGCTCGTCAGCGAGTTCTCGCCCGCGCGGATCCGGGGACGCGTCATCGTGATCCTCGAGTCGTCCTGGGCCGTCGGCTGGACGGCCGCGGCGCTCATCGGCTACCTCGTCATCCCCGCGAGCGACGACGGCTGGCGCTGGGCGCTCGCGCTCGGCGCCGTTCCCGCGGTGTGGGCGATCGTCGTGCGGCTGCGCCTGCCGGAGTCGGTGCGGTTCTTCGAGGCGAAGGGCCGGCATCGCGAGGCCGAGCGCGTGGTGCGCGACCTCGAGGTGGCGGCGGGTGCGGATCCCGCGACGGATGCCGCCGACGCCGAGACGACGCGCGATGCCCGGGCCGCGGACGCCGCCGACGCCTCCGCGACCGCGACCGTCGACGACGCCGCGCCCCGCGAGCGCCTCTTCGGCGCCCGCCTCCGTCGCCGCACGCTCTCGCTCTGGATCGTGTGGTTCTGCGTCAACTTCGCCTACTACGGCGCATTCATCTGGCTGCCGACGCTGCTCGTCGCGCAGGGCTTCTCGCTCGTGCGGTCGTTCGAGTACACGCTGCTCATCACGCTCGCGCAGCTGCCCGGCTACGCGGTGTCGGCGTGGCTCGTCGAGCGCTGGGGCCGGCAGGTCACGCTCGCGGTCTTCCTCGGCGGATCCGCGGTGTCGGCCGGCCTCTTCGGCACCGCCGACTCCGTCACGACGATCCTCGTGTTCGGCGCCCTCATGTCGTTCTCGAACCTCGGCGCGTGGGGCGCGCTCTACGCCGTGACGCCGGAGCTCTACCCGACCCGCGTGCGCGCCACGGGCGCCGGCAGCGCGGCGGGCTTCGGTCGGCTCGCGTCGATCGTCGCGCCGCTGTGCGTGCCGCCGCTCCTCGCGCTCGGCGGCGTCGCGCTGCCGTTCGGCGTCTTCGCGGGCGTCTTCGCGCTGGCCGCCGTCGCCGCGCTCACGCTGCCGGACCTCCGCGGCGCGGCCCTCGAAGACTGA
- a CDS encoding DEAD/DEAH box helicase, whose protein sequence is MARTGQRRSSARTRTIDNEGLIPVLARAVREIEQAAQRGKLKPVNRTKFQVIAVLMREERTHAKDPATPLSDPERAETLKRLDGIASILARTAARDTSVLPLLDPDAKLSETARAMRKHMLFDGGVEMVVEEEPEPEPEDPALAKLHERQVVPPSVKARVLANPFLEPDLDRPAPAAPPTRLLANWELLGPLFKSFEYGAGGGIASMDLPESPRIDRLSPQNLELMRHQARFLESVRLGHREFLLADEPGLGKTAQALLAASVADAYPLLVVVPNVVKMNWKREVERWTPHRRATVIHGDGAGLDAFADVVIVNYEVLDRHIGWLRTLGFRGMVVDEAHFIKNLQSQRSKFVLALAESIRQRQSNPLLMALTGTPLINDIDDFRAIWQFLGWIDGDKPTSRLMGELEEAGLTPADPGFFAEARRAVIDLGIVRRRKIDVATDLPSKRIADLPVELDDDLGRSIRQAERELAARLVKRFTALVGARGTTVADVMDGPASERASLVRLVAQSELDEAKAQKTGENVFTMVRRIGQAKAVLAADYAAQLARSVGKVVFFAKHVDVMDQAEATFAKRELKSVSIRGDQSPAARQNAIDSFQNDPEVKVVVCSLTAAGVGLNLQAASNVVLAELSWTSAEQTQAIDRVHRIGQEEPVTAWRIIAAQTIDAKIAELIDSKAGLAARALDGEDFDESGSTSVQLDALSHLLEEALAAG, encoded by the coding sequence ATGGCTCGCACCGGCCAGCGGCGGTCCTCCGCCCGCACGCGCACGATCGACAACGAGGGGCTCATCCCCGTGCTGGCGCGCGCCGTGCGCGAGATCGAGCAGGCCGCCCAGCGCGGCAAGCTCAAGCCCGTCAACCGCACGAAGTTCCAGGTCATCGCGGTGCTGATGCGCGAGGAGCGCACGCACGCGAAGGACCCGGCCACCCCGCTCAGCGACCCCGAGCGCGCCGAGACGCTGAAGCGCCTCGACGGCATCGCGAGCATCCTGGCCCGCACGGCCGCGCGCGACACCTCGGTGCTGCCGCTGCTGGATCCCGACGCCAAGCTCTCCGAGACCGCCCGCGCCATGCGCAAGCACATGCTGTTCGACGGCGGCGTGGAGATGGTCGTGGAGGAGGAGCCGGAGCCCGAGCCCGAGGATCCCGCCCTCGCCAAGCTGCACGAGCGCCAGGTCGTGCCGCCGTCGGTGAAGGCCCGCGTGCTCGCGAACCCGTTCCTCGAGCCCGACCTCGACCGGCCCGCGCCCGCCGCGCCGCCCACCCGCCTCCTGGCGAACTGGGAGCTGCTCGGCCCGCTGTTCAAGTCGTTCGAGTACGGCGCCGGCGGCGGCATCGCGAGCATGGACCTGCCCGAGAGCCCGCGCATCGACCGCCTCTCGCCGCAGAACCTCGAGCTCATGCGCCACCAGGCGCGCTTCCTCGAGAGCGTGCGCCTCGGCCACCGCGAGTTCCTGCTCGCCGACGAGCCCGGCCTCGGCAAGACCGCGCAGGCGCTGCTCGCCGCGTCCGTCGCCGACGCGTACCCGCTGCTCGTCGTCGTGCCGAACGTCGTGAAGATGAACTGGAAGCGCGAGGTCGAGCGCTGGACGCCGCACCGCCGGGCCACCGTGATCCACGGCGACGGCGCGGGGCTCGACGCCTTCGCCGACGTCGTCATCGTCAACTACGAGGTGCTCGATCGCCACATCGGCTGGCTGCGCACGCTCGGCTTCCGCGGCATGGTCGTGGACGAGGCGCACTTCATCAAGAACCTGCAGTCGCAGCGCTCCAAGTTCGTGCTCGCGCTCGCCGAGAGCATCCGGCAGCGCCAGTCGAACCCGCTGCTCATGGCGCTGACGGGCACGCCGCTCATCAACGACATCGACGACTTCCGAGCCATCTGGCAGTTCCTCGGCTGGATCGACGGCGACAAGCCCACCTCGCGCCTCATGGGCGAGCTGGAGGAGGCGGGACTCACGCCCGCCGACCCCGGCTTCTTCGCCGAGGCGCGGCGCGCGGTCATCGACCTGGGCATCGTGCGGCGTCGCAAGATCGACGTGGCCACCGACCTGCCGTCCAAGCGCATCGCGGATCTCCCGGTCGAGCTCGACGACGACCTGGGCCGCTCCATCCGCCAGGCCGAGCGCGAGCTCGCGGCGCGTCTCGTCAAGCGGTTCACGGCGCTGGTCGGCGCGCGCGGCACCACGGTCGCCGACGTCATGGACGGACCGGCATCCGAGCGCGCGAGCCTCGTGCGGCTCGTCGCGCAGTCCGAGCTCGACGAGGCCAAGGCGCAGAAGACCGGCGAGAACGTGTTCACCATGGTCCGCCGGATCGGCCAGGCCAAGGCCGTGCTCGCCGCCGACTACGCCGCGCAGCTCGCCCGCTCCGTGGGCAAGGTCGTGTTCTTCGCGAAGCACGTCGACGTGATGGACCAGGCCGAGGCCACCTTCGCGAAGCGCGAGCTCAAGAGCGTCTCGATCCGCGGCGACCAGTCGCCGGCCGCGCGCCAGAACGCGATCGACTCCTTCCAGAACGATCCCGAGGTCAAGGTCGTGGTCTGCTCGCTCACCGCGGCGGGCGTCGGGCTCAACCTGCAGGCCGCGTCGAACGTGGTGCTCGCCGAGCTCAGCTGGACCAGCGCGGAGCAGACGCAGGCCATCGATCGCGTGCACCGCATCGGCCAGGAGGAGCCCGTGACCGCGTGGCGGATCATCGCGGCGCAGACCATCGACGCGAAGATCGCGGAGCTCATCGACAGCAAGGCGGGCCTCGCGGCGCGCGCGCTCGACGGCGAGGACTTCGACGAGTCCGGATCCACGTCCGTGCAGCTCGACGCGCTGTCGCACCTGCTCGAGGAGGCGCTGGCCGCGGGCTGA
- a CDS encoding glutathione S-transferase family protein — translation MTDQATPAGSNEAGAPGRYVEEGEFTRDTNYIEDRILRDGSQGWPVEAGRYRLVAARACPWANRSVIVRRLLGLEDAISLGLPGPTHDARSWTFDLDPDGRDPVLGTERLQESFFARFPDYPRGITVPALVDIPSGQVVTNDYPQITLDLSTEWTEHHREGAPDLYPEHLRAEIDEVADLVFRDVNNGVYRCGFAGSQEAYEKAYDRLFGRLDWLSERLSTQRYLVGDTITEADVRLFTTLARFDAVYHGHFKCNRQKLDEMPVLWAYARDLFQTPGFGDTIDFVQIKQHYYLTHTDINPTRVVPTGPETWGWLEPHGREELGGRPFGDGTPPGPVREGERVPDGHGAVPRGGRETRPSEARASVSGTPVPGSADAAPADRA, via the coding sequence ATGACGGATCAGGCGACACCCGCAGGCAGCAACGAGGCGGGCGCTCCCGGCCGCTACGTCGAGGAGGGGGAGTTCACCCGCGACACGAACTACATCGAGGACCGGATCCTCCGCGACGGCTCCCAGGGCTGGCCCGTCGAGGCCGGCCGGTACCGCCTCGTCGCGGCGCGTGCGTGCCCGTGGGCGAACCGCTCGGTGATCGTGCGGCGCCTGCTCGGCCTCGAGGACGCCATCTCGCTCGGCCTCCCCGGCCCCACGCACGACGCCCGCAGCTGGACCTTCGACCTCGACCCCGACGGCCGCGACCCCGTGCTCGGCACCGAGCGCCTGCAGGAGTCGTTCTTCGCGCGCTTCCCCGACTACCCGCGGGGGATCACCGTGCCGGCGCTCGTCGACATCCCCTCCGGCCAGGTCGTCACCAACGACTACCCGCAGATCACGCTCGACCTCTCCACCGAGTGGACCGAGCACCACCGCGAGGGCGCGCCGGACCTCTATCCCGAGCACCTCCGCGCCGAGATCGACGAGGTCGCCGACCTCGTCTTCCGCGACGTGAACAACGGCGTGTACCGCTGCGGCTTCGCGGGATCCCAGGAGGCGTACGAGAAGGCCTACGACCGCCTCTTCGGACGCCTCGACTGGCTGAGCGAGCGCCTGTCGACCCAGCGCTACCTCGTGGGCGACACCATCACCGAGGCCGACGTCCGCCTCTTCACGACGCTCGCCCGCTTCGACGCCGTCTACCACGGCCACTTCAAGTGCAACCGGCAGAAGCTCGACGAGATGCCCGTGCTCTGGGCGTACGCGCGCGACCTGTTCCAGACGCCCGGGTTCGGCGACACCATCGACTTCGTGCAGATCAAGCAGCACTACTACCTGACGCACACCGACATCAACCCGACCCGCGTCGTGCCCACAGGTCCCGAGACGTGGGGCTGGCTCGAGCCGCACGGGCGCGAGGAGCTCGGCGGCCGCCCGTTCGGCGACGGCACCCCTCCCGGCCCGGTCCGCGAGGGCGAGCGCGTGCCCGACGGCCACGGCGCGGTGCCGCGCGGCGGACGCGAGACGCGCCCGTCCGAGGCGCGCGCCTCGGTCTCCGGGACGCCCGTGCCCGGATCGGCCGACGCCGCACCCGCGGACCGCGCCTGA
- a CDS encoding alpha/beta hydrolase, translated as MAARTEAARVTPRRRLLGLAIRHVPAVARSLRGTPAAGTRVVRRSAGEQGLPLDIAVWTPPGHDRSATGSPVLVVLARHDGDWLPSTLAKDLRAVVVTMAPDDDAQALAGLSWIASHAAGWNGTPERLGILGDGPGADRALRITALARDADGPAVLRLVLVSPSGDVPSAGSADRQGHGRDRLPDALVHVGAADARIDHVVEGVAALKAAGMKARLIRIPRADQGWLAYPAADPALARRSLDEIVAYLRRGLTEERAFGVGPA; from the coding sequence ATGGCGGCACGCACCGAGGCCGCCCGCGTCACGCCGCGGCGCCGTCTGCTCGGCCTGGCCATCCGGCACGTCCCGGCGGTCGCACGGTCGCTCCGCGGGACGCCCGCGGCGGGCACGCGCGTCGTCCGGCGCTCCGCCGGCGAGCAGGGCCTCCCCCTCGACATCGCCGTGTGGACGCCGCCCGGCCACGACCGCTCGGCGACCGGATCCCCCGTGCTCGTCGTCCTCGCCCGGCACGACGGCGACTGGCTGCCGTCCACGCTCGCGAAGGACCTCCGCGCGGTCGTCGTGACGATGGCGCCCGACGACGACGCGCAGGCGCTCGCGGGCCTCTCCTGGATCGCGTCGCACGCGGCCGGGTGGAACGGGACGCCGGAGCGGCTCGGGATCCTCGGCGACGGCCCGGGTGCGGATCGCGCGCTCCGGATCACGGCGCTCGCCCGCGACGCCGACGGTCCCGCCGTGCTCCGGCTCGTGCTCGTGAGCCCGTCCGGCGACGTGCCGAGCGCCGGATCCGCCGACCGCCAGGGCCACGGCCGCGACCGGCTCCCGGACGCGCTCGTGCACGTGGGCGCCGCGGACGCGCGCATCGACCACGTCGTCGAGGGCGTCGCGGCGCTGAAGGCGGCGGGGATGAAGGCGCGGCTCATCCGGATCCCCCGCGCCGACCAGGGCTGGCTCGCCTACCCGGCGGCGGATCCGGCGCTCGCCCGCCGGTCGCTCGACGAGATCGTCGCCTACCTGCGGCGGGGACTCACCGAGGAGCGCGCGTTCGGGGTCGGCCCGGCGTAG
- a CDS encoding DUF6804 family protein has translation MTRTPAAPAFTRPSLAPGLLGAIVLLAGFAVIDGDLFTVVRFAVAILALIMIVFSVRARSWWSAALLAAVAVMWNPVAVIPVEAVTWQSLQYVAAIVFIAAGILVKVPVEDAPTPGRPRTRAPR, from the coding sequence GTGACCCGCACCCCCGCCGCCCCCGCCTTCACCCGTCCGTCGCTCGCGCCCGGGCTCCTCGGCGCCATCGTGCTGCTGGCCGGGTTCGCGGTGATCGACGGCGACCTCTTCACGGTCGTGCGGTTCGCGGTCGCGATCCTCGCGCTCATCATGATCGTGTTCTCGGTGCGCGCACGCAGCTGGTGGAGCGCCGCGCTGCTCGCGGCCGTCGCCGTGATGTGGAACCCCGTCGCCGTGATCCCCGTCGAGGCCGTCACGTGGCAGTCGCTGCAGTACGTGGCCGCGATCGTCTTCATCGCCGCGGGCATCCTCGTGAAGGTGCCCGTCGAGGACGCCCCTACGCCGGGCCGACCCCGAACGCGCGCTCCTCGGTGA